A genomic window from Onychostoma macrolepis isolate SWU-2019 chromosome 22, ASM1243209v1, whole genome shotgun sequence includes:
- the LOC131531078 gene encoding serine/threonine-protein kinase/endoribonuclease ire-1-like encodes MGVEGLLLRSLEKLLNADLKLFQWHLVNDHERISKSEMEDADRLTTVDKLMACFRPEEAVKITVGILRKMNQNHLAERLENKHKQAQMSSGGHTGVSDDLAQMGVAVNAPVLAGNTITGPVTINYSTAGHGTDIIRWNRSSVKYRSKLEELQEDSSRKKVGNIYFSKYKIGSGGSGTVYLGLKEDGTEVAIKQIIKDQQESKYFENELKHLQDLNLESKNIVRYVDFAEDEDFYYLALQLCEYDLEDYMEIIRQEEQKDKDTALRKVVEEILHGLQVLHRAGVIHRDIKPGNILIDSGKNARLADFGLSRTLEDGRSTLHTARAGTRGWEATEILNQHRGYKKSSDIQVAGMLVYYILSGGKHPFGDVKDREENIKTGQYFLEDLQYIVAKDLVDRMIKKELAERLTIDEVLDHPYFWDDDRQDTVLRKLGDRPEIQKYETLAKFHDLYIKDKEHTEGREPTATLTIDEAFDVLKIENEKKRNDIIATVGEDLNDLWKLFNTAEEVTKENVFLIGNQSFQIYGQMLTKRFWGMFLACCVFCATN; translated from the exons ATGGGTGTTGAAGGTCTGCTTCTGAGATCACTGGAGAAGCTGTTAAATGCTGATCTGAAGCTGTTTCAGTGGCACTTAGTGAACGATCATGAGCGTATATCTAAGTCTGAAATGGAGGACGCAGATAGGTTAACAACAGTGGATAAGCTGATGGCGTGTTTTAGACCAGAAGAAGCAGTGAAGATCACAGTCGGCATCCTGAGGAAGATGAACCAGAATCATCTGGCTGAACGACTGGAGAACAAACACAAGCAAG CTCAGATGAGCAGCGGTGGTCACACTGGAGTCAGTGATGATCTTGCTCAGATGGGAGTGGCTGTAAATGCTCCTGTACTCGCTGGAAACACCATCACAGGCCCAGTGACCATCAACTACAGCACTGCAGGACACGGTACTGATATCATCAGGTGGAACCGATCCTCAGTAAAATACAGAAGTAAATTAGAGGAACTCCAGGAAGATTCCTCCAGGAAAAAAGTTGGAAATATCTATTTCTCTAAGTACAAGATTGGCTCTGGAGGAAGTGGCACAGTATATCTTGGTCTGAAGGAAGATGGCACTGAGGTggccattaaacaaataatcaaGGACCAACAGGAAAGCAAATACTTTGAAAATGAACTAAAGCATCTACAGGATTTAAATCTTGAGAGCAAGAACATCGTCAGGTATGTGGACTTCGCAGAGGATGAAGACTTTTACTATCTTGCACTACAGCTTTGTGAATATGATCTGGAGGATTACATGGAAATTATTCGTCAGGAAGaacaaaaagacaaagacaCTGCTTTGAGGAAAGTAGTGGAGGAGATTCTTCATGGCCTTCAAGTTCTTCACCGTGCTGGAGTGATACATCGCGATATAAAGCCTGGAAATATTTTGATAG ATTCAGGAAAAAATGCAAGGCTGGCCGACTTCGGCTTGAGTCGTACACTGGAGGACGGCAGAAGCACACTGCATACTGCTAGAGCTGGTACTCGTGGCTGGGAAGCAACCGAGATCCTGAATCAACACAGAGGTTACAAGAAGAGCTCAGACATCCAG GTTGCTGGGATGTTGGTGTACTACATCCTCTCTGGCGGGAAACATCCTTTTGGGGACGTGAAGGATCGTGAGGAGAACATCAAGACAGGGCAGTACTTTCTTGAAGATTTGCAGTATATAGTAGCAAAGGATCTCGTAGATAGGATGATCAAAAAAGAACTGGCAGAAAGACTGACCATTGATGAGGTCCTAGATCACCCTTACTTCTGGGATGATGACAG GCAAGATACAGTCCTTAGAAAGCTGGGTGATAGGCCTGAAATTCAGAAATACGAGACTTTAGCAAAATTTCATGACCTGTACATAAAAGATAAGGAGCACACAGAGGGAAGAGAGCCAACAGCAACACTGACCATTGACGAGGCCTTCGATGTACTTAAAATTGAGAATGAGAAGAA GAGAAATGACATTATTGCTACAGTGGGTGAGGATTTAAATGACCTTTGGAAGCTCTTCAACACTGCGGAGGAGGTCACAAAGGAAAACGTTTTTTTGATTGGCAATCAGAG CTTTCAAATATATGGCCAGATGTTAACAAAAAGATTCTGGGGGATGTTCTTGGCCTGCTGCGTTTTTTGCGCAACAAACTAG